One stretch of Psilocybe cubensis strain MGC-MH-2018 chromosome 6, whole genome shotgun sequence DNA includes these proteins:
- a CDS encoding Smad nuclear-interacting protein 1, with product MSRRSRSPKRSREYEDGALSSSVKRGSSRERGGGYESRRRERDYGSSARDRDLDRDRERDRERDYHHRSRRNEDRWSERDSRGYDERRRERERERDRERYDSARDRDRYSSRGQRRSASPRSRGSRSGSPSGQDPADKSKPNFAPSGLLAAETNTVKAVDGTSTVLKYNEPPEARKPVLGWRLYVFKDAEQVELLHIHRQSAYLVGRDRLVADIAVDHPSCSKQHAVFQYRYVQEKDEFGSSKGVVKPFVIDLESTNGTLVNDETIPPARYYELKAGDVIKFGLSTKEYVLLHDEAS from the exons ATGTCTAGGCGTTCTCGTTCACCAAAGAGGTCCCGCGAATACGAGGACGGTGCCCTGAGTAGCAGCGTGAAACGAGGCAGCTCAAGGGAACGGGGTGGAGGTTATGAAAGTAGGCGCAGGGAACGAGACTATGGATCGTCTGCACGTGATAGGGATCTTGACCGCGACCGCGAACGGGACAGGGAAAGAGACTATCACCACCGATCGAGGAGGAACGAGGACAGGTGGTCGGAGCGCGATTCCAGGGGATACGATGAACGACGGCGAGAGCGCGAGCGTGAGCGGGATAGGGAAAGGTATGATAGCGCACGCGATAGGGATCGGTATTCGTCTCGTGGCCAGCGCCGGTCTGCTTCCCCTAGGTCTCGGGGCTCGCGTTCTGGGTCTCCCTCAGGGCAGGACCCTGCGGACAAGTCTAAGCCGAATTTTGCGCCCTCTGGCCTTTTGGCTGCGGAAACAAACACCGTGAAAGCGGTTGACGGGACGAGCACAGTTCTCAAATACAATGAGCCTCCAGAGGCACGAAAGCCCGTGCTTGGATGGAGGTTATATGTATTCAAAGACGCAGAGCAAGTCG AACTTCTCCATATACACCGACAAAGTGCCTACTTAGTGGGCAGAGACCGCCTGGTCGCAGATATAGCAGTCGATCATCCATCCTGCTCCAAACAACATGCTGTATTCCAAT ACCGCTACGtgcaagaaaaagatgagTTTGGAAGTTCTAAAGGTGTCGTGAA GCCTTTTGTGATAGATCTTGAGTCGACGAACGGTACTCTCGTCAACGATGAGACAATTCCTCCTGCTCGCTATTACGAATTGAAGGCAGGAGATG TGATTAAATTTGGACTTTCTACCAAAGAATATGTTCTCTTACATGATGAGGCATCTTGA